One genomic segment of Paraburkholderia caffeinilytica includes these proteins:
- a CDS encoding RidA family protein, with amino-acid sequence MAQTNVYDKLKELGIELPAAGAPAAAYVMSAQSGNTVYLSGHIAKKDGKVWAGKLGGTLSTEEGKAAARAIAIDLLATLHAHVGDLNRVTRIVKLMSLVNSTLEFTEQHLVTNGASELIADVFGERGKHARSAFGVAQIPLGACVEIEMIAEVE; translated from the coding sequence ATGGCTCAAACAAATGTGTACGACAAGCTTAAGGAACTGGGCATCGAACTGCCGGCCGCAGGCGCGCCGGCAGCCGCCTATGTCATGAGCGCACAAAGCGGCAACACCGTGTACCTGTCGGGCCACATCGCCAAGAAAGACGGCAAGGTGTGGGCCGGCAAGCTCGGCGGCACCCTCTCCACCGAAGAAGGCAAGGCCGCCGCGCGCGCCATCGCGATCGACCTGCTCGCCACGCTGCATGCGCACGTGGGCGACCTGAACCGCGTCACGCGCATCGTCAAGCTGATGAGCCTCGTCAACTCGACGCTCGAGTTCACCGAGCAGCATCTGGTGACCAACGGCGCCTCCGAACTGATCGCGGACGTATTCGGCGAGCGCGGCAAGCATGCGCGCTCGGCGTTCGGCGTGGCGCAGATTCCGCTCGGCGCGTGCGTCGAGATCGAGATGATCGCCGAAGTCGAATAA
- a CDS encoding tetratricopeptide repeat protein yields MSDSTLVKPADPVFLLWSILREQGFDAAERRALELVVEGSTPQLHADLCAGAGRFEAAYHSASQMQTQTQTRARAQTQAQQQDQMQAQTQAQIQAAANGARYARVALFADALGRADAAQRNSELAVAAQSSAVTVEWIVWLIDRCGAHSAAAHMLRAFEQHAQQDARAPWWLAIALAASPDASARAERRAALLRAYALDPAINPALPLQLVLAFRAIRDWPTVERVCREMLARHPADAEIAWQLSHAQWQCNDAAEAEATMRAVDAAAPGNAHVLGAIGMYLAEQARFADSEAALQAALTLDPSATQAAVDLADLKLRRGDWSSAWPHFAARLMRDDRESNNIVTVMERLCPRWQGQPLAGKTLIVHSEQGSGDDIQMVRLVHELAARVRDEGGRLVLAVRRALQPLFARFYADCVSIEDGPLGKPHFGLPIMSVPSVLGLQPDQVRGAAYLSADAGRVTAWRERISAWGGAAARMHVGLVWSGSPTHRRDAKRSIPLAALAPVFALPNVVFHPLTPGRHADVAALSAQGYRVCDLTAHYEAGFDDVAAHAIALDAVVTIDSAPLHLGGALGRPVLAMLDHVSHWAWGNEEAQPWYDSVDLFRQPQPGAWEPVVERVTARLRTMLSTR; encoded by the coding sequence ATGTCCGATTCCACCTTGGTGAAACCAGCCGATCCCGTGTTTCTTCTGTGGTCGATCTTGCGCGAGCAAGGTTTCGACGCCGCTGAGCGACGAGCCCTCGAACTCGTCGTAGAGGGGAGCACGCCGCAATTGCACGCAGACCTGTGCGCGGGGGCGGGGCGTTTCGAAGCCGCCTATCACAGTGCATCGCAGATGCAGACGCAGACGCAGACGCGGGCGCGGGCGCAGACGCAAGCGCAGCAGCAAGATCAAATGCAAGCGCAAACACAGGCGCAGATCCAAGCGGCTGCGAACGGCGCGCGTTACGCCCGGGTAGCCCTGTTCGCCGACGCGCTCGGCCGCGCTGACGCCGCCCAGCGCAACAGCGAATTGGCGGTAGCCGCTCAGTCGTCGGCTGTGACGGTCGAATGGATCGTCTGGCTGATCGATCGCTGCGGCGCGCATTCGGCGGCGGCGCACATGTTGCGCGCGTTTGAGCAGCATGCGCAACAGGATGCCCGCGCCCCCTGGTGGTTGGCGATCGCGCTTGCAGCGTCGCCGGATGCGAGCGCGCGCGCCGAGCGGCGCGCGGCGCTGTTGCGCGCCTATGCGCTCGATCCGGCGATCAATCCCGCGTTGCCGTTGCAGCTTGTGCTGGCTTTCCGTGCGATCCGCGATTGGCCCACGGTCGAACGCGTTTGTCGCGAGATGCTGGCGCGCCATCCCGCCGATGCAGAAATCGCCTGGCAACTGAGCCATGCGCAATGGCAGTGCAACGACGCCGCAGAAGCGGAGGCAACCATGCGCGCGGTCGATGCCGCCGCGCCCGGCAATGCTCACGTGCTGGGCGCAATCGGCATGTATCTCGCCGAGCAGGCGCGTTTTGCCGACAGCGAAGCGGCGCTGCAGGCAGCCCTCACGCTCGATCCGTCCGCGACGCAGGCGGCCGTCGATCTGGCCGATCTGAAATTGCGGCGTGGCGACTGGTCGAGCGCATGGCCGCACTTCGCGGCGCGTCTGATGCGCGACGATCGCGAGTCGAACAACATCGTGACGGTGATGGAACGGCTGTGTCCGCGCTGGCAGGGTCAACCGCTGGCCGGCAAGACCTTGATCGTGCACAGCGAACAGGGCAGCGGCGACGACATCCAGATGGTGCGCCTCGTGCACGAACTGGCGGCACGCGTGCGCGACGAGGGCGGCCGGCTTGTGCTCGCGGTGCGCCGCGCGTTACAGCCGCTGTTTGCGCGCTTTTACGCGGATTGCGTGTCCATCGAGGACGGGCCGCTCGGCAAGCCCCACTTTGGCTTGCCCATCATGAGCGTGCCGTCGGTGCTTGGCTTGCAGCCTGATCAGGTGCGCGGCGCTGCCTATCTATCGGCCGATGCAGGTCGCGTGACCGCATGGCGCGAGCGGATCAGCGCTTGGGGTGGCGCGGCGGCGCGAATGCATGTCGGCCTTGTCTGGTCGGGCAGCCCGACGCATCGGCGCGACGCGAAACGATCGATTCCGCTTGCAGCACTGGCCCCGGTGTTCGCGCTACCCAATGTGGTGTTTCATCCGTTGACGCCGGGCCGTCACGCAGACGTCGCGGCGTTGAGCGCGCAGGGCTATCGCGTGTGCGATCTGACTGCGCACTACGAGGCCGGTTTCGACGATGTGGCCGCGCACGCGATCGCGCTCGATGCCGTGGTCACGATCGACAGCGCGCCTTTGCATCTGGGCGGCGCGCTGGGGCGCCCGGTGCTGGCGATGCTCGACCACGTGTCGCATTGGGCGTGGGGCAATGAGGAGGCGCAACCGTGGTACGACTCGGTTGATCTGTTCCGGCAACCGCAGCCGGGTGCATGGGAGCCGGTCGTTGAGCGAGTGACGGCCCGTTTGCGGACGATGTTAAGCACTCGATAG
- a CDS encoding PLP-dependent aminotransferase family protein yields MSVPLAQIPTPHDTTSLTLVEQLVQWACRRIEERVFRPGMRMPSIRKLALDKGVSRFTVVEAYERLVAQGYLESRRGSGFYVRERLTGTPTAEIRTIAAAAPAPATIDVVWLLRNMLHTGARPERSPGLGYLPGRWLDGDLITNALRTLGRQSGAQMLGIGTPQGFLPLRQQLQTRLEELEIGASPDQIVMVSGITQAIDLISRIYVKPGDAVIVGDPAWFQMFGRFASQGAHLVGMPYTPDGPDLDALESLVQNWRPKMLVINSVLQNPTGTSLTAAQAFRILRLAEAYDFIVVEDDIYGDLCPPSHPGTRLASLDQLKRVIYLGSFSKTLAPNLRVGFIASAPEVATAVSNQKMLVGMTSPELNERVLYKILTEGHYRRHVERLRARLDGVREKSVRMLEKTGMKLFLTPTAGMFLWADTGVDASALAAAGHEEGFLLTPGSLFSPLQSPTTWMRFNIANCGDPELATFLCRYLDSVARRAS; encoded by the coding sequence ATGTCCGTCCCGCTTGCCCAGATTCCCACCCCGCACGATACGACGTCGCTGACGCTGGTCGAGCAGCTCGTCCAGTGGGCGTGCCGTCGCATCGAGGAGCGCGTATTCCGTCCCGGCATGCGCATGCCGTCGATCCGCAAGCTGGCGCTGGACAAGGGCGTATCGCGCTTCACCGTGGTCGAGGCGTACGAACGGCTGGTGGCGCAGGGTTACCTGGAGTCGCGGCGCGGTTCCGGCTTCTATGTACGCGAACGATTGACCGGTACGCCGACGGCTGAAATCCGCACGATCGCCGCAGCGGCGCCCGCGCCGGCCACGATCGATGTCGTCTGGCTGCTGCGCAACATGCTGCACACCGGCGCGCGCCCCGAGCGCAGTCCGGGCCTGGGCTACCTGCCGGGCCGCTGGCTCGACGGCGATCTGATCACCAACGCGCTGCGCACGCTCGGCCGGCAAAGCGGCGCGCAGATGCTCGGCATCGGCACGCCGCAGGGCTTTTTGCCGCTGCGCCAGCAGTTGCAGACGCGGCTGGAGGAGCTGGAAATCGGCGCTTCGCCGGATCAGATCGTGATGGTGTCCGGCATCACCCAGGCGATCGATCTGATTTCGCGGATCTACGTCAAGCCGGGCGATGCGGTGATCGTCGGCGATCCGGCCTGGTTTCAGATGTTCGGGCGTTTCGCGTCGCAGGGCGCGCATCTGGTCGGCATGCCGTATACGCCGGACGGGCCGGACCTCGACGCACTCGAGTCGCTGGTGCAGAACTGGCGGCCGAAAATGCTGGTGATCAATTCGGTGCTGCAGAATCCGACCGGCACATCGCTCACGGCCGCGCAGGCGTTTCGCATTTTGCGTCTTGCCGAGGCCTACGATTTCATCGTCGTCGAAGACGATATTTACGGTGATCTGTGCCCGCCGAGCCATCCGGGCACACGCCTCGCGAGTCTCGACCAGTTGAAGCGCGTGATTTACCTGGGCAGCTTTTCGAAGACGCTCGCGCCCAATCTGCGCGTGGGTTTTATCGCCAGCGCGCCGGAGGTGGCCACGGCCGTCAGCAATCAGAAAATGCTGGTTGGCATGACGAGCCCCGAACTGAACGAGCGCGTGCTCTACAAGATTCTCACCGAGGGCCATTACCGCCGGCACGTCGAGCGGCTGCGTGCGCGGCTCGACGGCGTGCGCGAAAAATCGGTGAGGATGCTCGAGAAGACCGGCATGAAGCTGTTTCTGACGCCCACGGCAGGTATGTTTCTGTGGGCCGACACCGGCGTCGATGCGAGCGCGCTTGCGGCTGCCGGCCACGAAGAAGGCTTTCTGCTGACGCCGGGGAGTCTGTTTTCTCCGCTGCAATCGCCAACCACCTGGATGCGCTTCAATATCGCCAACTGCGGCGATCCCGAGCTGGCGACGTTCCTATGCCGTTATCTGGACAGCGTCGCGCGGCGCGCCTCTTGA
- a CDS encoding OmpA family protein, which translates to MKTFLGTTVCAMSVVLMAGCAAPLDRDKETSLNKAVGIEVAPVANGVSVRLPEAALFEFGKSDVRGDAAAVINRSAVLLKRSKKPVLVEGYTDNVGTLDYNQQLSEARATAVGYALVARGVPMERIRTKGYAYDNPVASNDTAEGRALNRRTEIVVRGETMDTLMGR; encoded by the coding sequence ATGAAAACGTTCCTGGGCACTACCGTATGCGCAATGTCTGTCGTGCTGATGGCGGGTTGCGCGGCACCGCTGGACCGCGACAAGGAAACGTCGTTGAACAAGGCAGTCGGCATCGAAGTCGCGCCGGTCGCTAACGGTGTTTCCGTCCGGCTGCCCGAAGCCGCGCTGTTCGAGTTCGGCAAATCCGACGTGCGCGGCGATGCGGCGGCCGTCATCAATCGTTCGGCCGTTCTGCTCAAGCGCAGCAAGAAGCCGGTGCTGGTCGAGGGCTACACCGACAATGTCGGCACGCTCGACTATAACCAGCAGCTTTCCGAAGCGCGCGCAACGGCGGTAGGCTACGCGCTTGTGGCGCGTGGCGTGCCGATGGAGCGGATCCGGACGAAGGGCTATGCCTATGACAACCCCGTCGCCAGCAACGATACCGCCGAAGGGCGCGCGCTGAACCGCCGCACCGAGATCGTGGTGCGTGGCGAAACGATGGATACGCTGATGGGGCGGTAG
- a CDS encoding bifunctional diguanylate cyclase/phosphodiesterase translates to MSQFRFSDQREAKPRRDPAVSRRRALLAIPALGVLVLILLWTVIFARLSVEKEATYREAMASAAILSAALEQHTVKAIHQVDQITRFVKFEFEKTPSHFDLASTVEKGVVQSETLVQVSLIDEHGTLIANTAELNPKHIDLSDREHFKVHEHENDDQLYISKPVLGRVSGHWTLQMTRRLNHPDGSFAGVVVVSEDPSYFTSDFYNNAAIGREGVIAVISDNGAVLARRTGSVDTASGSFSASGSYPTSEHVSGTYVDSIDNVTRIVSYRHIDGYPLGVLVGLSQAEEFADYNHTRNVYLLMAGFISLAMLSFFAVATGLIGKLLGREREMTHLVEYDLLTGLRNRYATLQTLRHDVAQHSNLGRLAILFIDLDNFKTVNDTLGHNAGDIVLQMTASRLATAVGDSGALSRIGGDEFVVVLKGDDVEKRAVTLAEAAAEAFAKPFEVRGSSFVLHASIGIALYSVANESEIDLLKKADLAMYSAKDAGKNCYQFYSPQLSHRADHLMKWEQQLRVALAEGQLFLAYQPKIDLTRRCITGFEALVRWNHPQHGLIPANEFIPVAESTGLIVPIGDFVIETACRQLALWQQQGFDTLSLAVNISAVQFWRGDLYETISHAIEESGISARRLELEITETAMMEYPELVSEKIFALKRLGVRIALDDFGTGYSSLSYLNRFSVDTLKVDRSFVQAIPGDRSVCVMVTAIVNLARSLGLTVVVEGTETEEQIAWLAALGHIEAQGFLFSRPVPVEAIPALLERFGVCGMKGHRAAHDVDSTRSVSSTSTSTNS, encoded by the coding sequence ATGAGCCAGTTCCGCTTCTCCGACCAGCGCGAAGCCAAACCCCGCCGCGATCCTGCTGTGTCGCGCCGCCGTGCCTTGCTCGCCATTCCGGCGCTCGGCGTGCTGGTGCTGATCCTGCTTTGGACCGTGATCTTCGCGCGCCTGTCGGTTGAGAAAGAAGCCACCTATCGTGAGGCGATGGCCTCTGCCGCGATTCTCTCCGCGGCGCTGGAACAGCACACGGTCAAGGCGATTCACCAGGTCGACCAGATCACCCGCTTCGTCAAATTCGAGTTCGAAAAAACGCCGAGTCATTTCGACCTCGCCAGCACGGTGGAAAAAGGCGTGGTGCAAAGCGAGACGCTGGTGCAGGTGTCGCTGATCGACGAGCACGGCACACTGATCGCCAACACGGCCGAACTCAATCCCAAGCACATCGATTTGTCGGACCGCGAACACTTCAAGGTCCACGAACACGAAAACGACGACCAGTTGTATATCAGCAAGCCGGTGCTCGGCCGCGTATCCGGCCACTGGACCTTGCAGATGACGCGGCGCCTGAATCATCCCGACGGCTCGTTCGCGGGCGTCGTGGTGGTCTCCGAAGATCCGAGCTATTTCACCAGCGACTTCTACAACAACGCGGCCATTGGCCGTGAAGGCGTGATCGCGGTGATCTCGGACAACGGCGCGGTGCTGGCGCGCCGCACGGGCAGCGTCGACACCGCCAGCGGCTCGTTCTCGGCGAGCGGCTCGTATCCGACCTCGGAGCATGTGTCGGGCACCTACGTCGATTCGATCGACAACGTCACGCGCATCGTCTCGTACCGGCATATCGACGGCTATCCGCTCGGCGTGCTGGTGGGTCTGTCGCAAGCCGAGGAATTCGCCGACTACAACCACACGCGCAACGTCTATCTGCTGATGGCAGGTTTCATCTCGCTCGCGATGCTGAGCTTCTTCGCGGTCGCCACCGGTTTGATCGGCAAGCTGCTCGGGCGCGAGCGCGAGATGACGCATCTGGTCGAATACGATCTGCTGACCGGTTTGCGCAATCGCTATGCGACGCTGCAAACACTACGGCACGACGTGGCGCAGCACTCCAATCTTGGGCGCCTCGCGATTCTTTTCATCGACCTCGACAACTTCAAGACCGTCAACGACACGCTGGGCCACAACGCCGGCGACATCGTGCTGCAAATGACGGCCTCGCGCCTCGCCACCGCAGTCGGCGACAGCGGCGCGTTGAGCCGCATCGGCGGCGACGAATTCGTCGTGGTGCTCAAGGGCGACGATGTCGAGAAGCGCGCCGTCACGCTCGCCGAAGCCGCAGCCGAAGCGTTCGCCAAGCCTTTCGAAGTGCGCGGCAGTTCGTTCGTGCTGCACGCGAGCATCGGCATCGCACTCTACTCGGTCGCCAATGAGAGCGAGATCGACCTGTTGAAAAAGGCCGACCTCGCGATGTACAGCGCGAAGGACGCGGGCAAGAACTGCTACCAGTTCTATTCGCCGCAGTTGTCGCACCGCGCGGACCACCTGATGAAGTGGGAACAGCAGTTGCGCGTCGCGCTCGCCGAAGGCCAGCTGTTTCTCGCCTATCAGCCGAAGATCGACCTGACGCGCCGCTGCATCACCGGCTTTGAAGCGCTGGTGCGGTGGAATCATCCGCAACACGGCTTGATTCCGGCGAACGAATTCATTCCGGTCGCGGAATCGACCGGACTGATCGTACCGATCGGCGACTTCGTGATCGAAACCGCGTGCCGTCAACTGGCGTTGTGGCAACAACAGGGCTTTGACACGCTGTCGCTCGCGGTCAACATCTCCGCGGTGCAGTTCTGGCGCGGCGATCTGTACGAAACCATCTCGCATGCCATCGAGGAAAGCGGCATCTCCGCGCGCCGCCTCGAGCTCGAAATCACCGAGACGGCAATGATGGAATATCCCGAACTCGTGTCGGAGAAAATCTTCGCGTTGAAGCGTCTCGGCGTGCGCATCGCGCTCGACGACTTCGGCACGGGCTATTCGTCGCTCTCCTACCTGAACCGCTTCTCGGTCGATACGCTGAAGGTGGACCGATCGTTCGTGCAGGCGATTCCCGGCGACCGCAGCGTCTGCGTGATGGTCACCGCGATCGTCAACCTGGCGCGTTCGCTCGGGCTCACGGTGGTGGTCGAAGGCACCGAGACCGAGGAGCAGATTGCGTGGCTCGCCGCGCTCGGCCATATCGAGGCGCAGGGTTTCCTGTTCTCGCGTCCGGTGCCGGTCGAAGCGATTCCGGCGCTGCTCGAACGCTTCGGCGTGTGCGGCATGAAGGGGCACCGCGCCGCGCATGACGTCGACAGTACGCGCAGCGTGTCCAGCACCAGCACGAGCACCAATAGCTGA
- a CDS encoding VOC family protein, which produces MTAHSLRIDHLVISARTLDEGTQYVADTLGVAPAGGGAHPLMRTHNRLLNLWGGVYLEVIAVDPQAAEAADGAAPRARLFALDDPATQARLEKGPYLSHWVARVDRPKQLATWQAQYPQRIAPIVPMTRGDFTWSLSVPDDGAFPAWQGAGDGVLPSLIQWDTPRHPSAVLPETGIALKALKAIHPQADTVAAQLHWLGAAHLLALEPTEGAAALVAEFETPEGLRTLK; this is translated from the coding sequence ATGACTGCCCATTCGCTCCGAATCGATCACCTCGTGATTTCCGCCCGTACCCTCGACGAGGGCACGCAGTACGTCGCCGACACCCTTGGCGTCGCACCGGCCGGCGGCGGCGCGCACCCGCTGATGCGCACGCACAATCGCCTGCTGAACCTGTGGGGCGGCGTGTATCTGGAAGTGATCGCGGTCGACCCGCAAGCGGCGGAAGCCGCGGATGGCGCCGCGCCCCGTGCCCGCCTGTTCGCCCTCGACGACCCGGCAACGCAGGCGCGGCTCGAAAAAGGGCCGTACCTGTCGCACTGGGTGGCCCGAGTCGACCGGCCGAAGCAGCTCGCGACATGGCAAGCGCAGTATCCGCAGCGCATCGCGCCGATCGTGCCGATGACGCGCGGCGATTTCACGTGGAGCCTGTCGGTGCCTGACGATGGCGCCTTCCCCGCGTGGCAAGGCGCCGGCGACGGCGTGCTGCCGTCGCTGATCCAGTGGGACACGCCGCGCCATCCGTCGGCGGTCTTGCCGGAAACGGGCATTGCGCTGAAAGCTTTGAAAGCGATTCATCCACAGGCCGACACGGTCGCCGCGCAATTGCATTGGCTGGGCGCGGCGCACCTGCTCGCCCTCGAGCCCACGGAAGGCGCAGCGGCGCTCGTCGCCGAGTTTGAAACACCCGAGGGTCTACGGACCCTTAAATAA
- the htpG gene encoding molecular chaperone HtpG yields MAQETMSFQAEVKQLLHLMIHSLYSNKEIFLRELISNASDAADKLRFEAIANSALYENDSNLRIRVSYDKAARTITLDDNGIGMSRDEAIANLGTIARSGTKEFFGKLSGDQQKDAALIGQFGVGFYSGFIVADKITVETRRAGLPASEGVRWESAGEGDFAVEQIERAARGTTITLHLRADEDELLSSHRLKSIIQKYSDHVALPILMAKEEWDAEKSEMVTKDEDETVNQASALWTRSKNDITEEQYKQFYQHLSHDHQDPLTWTHNRVEGRSEYTQLLYVPTHAPFDLFNRDHRAGLKLYVKRVFIMDDAEQLLPAYLRFVKGVVDSADLPLNVSREILQESRDVKAIREGVTKRSLSMLEELANSENEADKEKYAGFWKEFGQVLKEGIGEDFANRERIAKLVRFASTHTELPEQTVSLADYVSRMKPEQTKIYYVTADTWQAATHSPHLEVFRKKGVEVLLLTDRVDEWMLSFLNEFDGKPLQSVARGDLDLGALNDEEKQAQEKVGEEFKPLVDKMKEALKDKAKDVRLTFRLTDSPSCLVADDGEMSGYLQRMLKAAGQEAPSFHPILEVNPEHALVKGLHADSANFDDWCHLLFDQALLAEGGALEDPASFVKRTNALLLARAG; encoded by the coding sequence ATGGCACAAGAAACCATGAGCTTTCAGGCAGAAGTCAAACAACTTCTGCACCTGATGATCCATTCGCTGTACAGCAACAAGGAAATCTTTCTGCGCGAGCTGATCTCGAACGCATCCGATGCGGCCGACAAGCTCCGCTTCGAAGCGATCGCAAACAGCGCGCTGTACGAAAACGATTCGAATCTGCGGATTCGCGTCTCGTACGACAAGGCGGCGCGCACCATCACGCTCGACGATAACGGCATCGGCATGAGCCGTGACGAAGCGATCGCCAACCTCGGCACGATCGCGCGCTCGGGCACCAAGGAATTCTTCGGCAAGCTCTCCGGCGACCAGCAGAAAGATGCGGCGCTGATCGGCCAGTTTGGCGTGGGCTTCTACTCGGGCTTCATCGTCGCGGACAAGATCACGGTCGAAACGCGCCGCGCCGGCTTGCCGGCCTCGGAAGGCGTGCGTTGGGAAAGCGCGGGCGAGGGCGATTTCGCGGTGGAGCAGATCGAACGCGCCGCACGCGGCACGACGATCACGTTGCATCTGCGCGCCGATGAAGACGAGCTGCTGTCGTCGCATCGTCTGAAGTCGATCATCCAGAAGTACTCGGACCACGTCGCGCTGCCCATTCTGATGGCGAAGGAAGAGTGGGACGCCGAAAAGAGCGAGATGGTCACGAAGGACGAGGACGAGACCGTCAATCAGGCGAGCGCGCTGTGGACGCGTTCGAAGAACGACATCACCGAAGAACAGTACAAGCAGTTCTATCAGCACCTCTCGCACGATCATCAGGACCCGCTGACGTGGACGCATAACCGCGTCGAAGGCCGCAGCGAATACACGCAACTGCTATACGTCCCGACGCATGCGCCGTTCGACCTGTTCAACCGCGATCATCGCGCCGGCCTGAAACTGTACGTGAAGCGCGTGTTCATCATGGACGACGCCGAGCAACTCCTGCCGGCGTATCTGCGCTTCGTGAAGGGTGTGGTCGATTCGGCCGATCTGCCGTTGAACGTATCGCGCGAAATCCTGCAGGAAAGCCGCGACGTGAAGGCGATCCGCGAAGGCGTGACCAAGCGCTCGCTGTCGATGCTCGAAGAGTTGGCGAACTCGGAGAACGAGGCCGATAAGGAAAAGTACGCCGGCTTCTGGAAGGAATTCGGTCAGGTGCTGAAGGAAGGCATTGGCGAAGATTTCGCCAATCGCGAGCGCATCGCGAAGCTGGTGCGTTTCGCGTCGACGCATACGGAATTGCCGGAGCAGACGGTTTCGCTCGCCGACTACGTGTCGCGCATGAAGCCTGAGCAAACGAAGATCTACTACGTGACCGCCGACACCTGGCAGGCCGCGACCCACAGCCCGCATCTCGAGGTATTTCGCAAGAAGGGCGTGGAAGTGCTGCTGCTGACCGATCGCGTCGATGAATGGATGTTGTCGTTCCTGAACGAATTCGACGGCAAGCCGCTGCAAAGCGTCGCGCGCGGCGATCTCGATCTGGGTGCGCTGAATGACGAAGAAAAGCAGGCGCAGGAGAAGGTCGGCGAGGAATTCAAGCCGCTCGTCGACAAGATGAAAGAAGCGCTGAAGGACAAGGCCAAGGACGTGCGCTTGACGTTCCGCCTGACCGATTCGCCGTCTTGCCTCGTGGCCGACGACGGCGAAATGAGCGGTTATCTGCAACGTATGCTGAAGGCGGCCGGTCAGGAAGCGCCGTCGTTCCATCCGATTCTCGAAGTGAATCCGGAGCATGCGCTGGTGAAGGGCTTGCATGCGGACAGCGCGAATTTCGACGACTGGTGCCATCTGCTGTTCGATCAGGCGCTGCTTGCCGAGGGCGGCGCGCTGGAAGATCCCGCCAGCTTTGTGAAGCGGACCAATGCGTTGTTGTTGGCGCGTGCAGGTTGA
- a CDS encoding PLP-dependent aminotransferase family protein, translating to MDQSDLKAPTWQLSERARKLTSSAIREILKVTERPEVISFAGGLPSPATFPAERMREASDRILRDAPAAALQYSATEGYLPLREWIAQRYSVNGAQIRPSQVLITTGSQQALDLLGKVLVCPDSPVLVETPTYLGALQSFSMYEPRYVQVPTDEQGLIPEALTPELTAGARLLYAQPNFQNPTGRRLPVERRRALAAFAKTAPFPVIEDDPYGALDYAGEPLPTMLSMAPDHIVHLGSFSKVLAPGLRVGYIIAPEELIFKLVQAKQATDLHTPSFTQRIVYEVIKDGFLDTHVPTIRELYRDQCAAMLASLERYMPEGVSWNRPEGGMFVWVNLPAQIDSMKLLEEAVAQNVAFVPGGPFFASEAQHNTLRLSFVTVPPARIDEGVSRLAALIRAKV from the coding sequence ATGGACCAAAGCGACCTGAAAGCCCCCACGTGGCAACTGTCCGAACGCGCACGCAAGCTCACGAGCTCGGCGATCCGCGAGATCCTGAAGGTCACGGAACGGCCCGAAGTCATTTCGTTCGCGGGCGGCCTGCCCTCGCCGGCTACCTTCCCGGCCGAACGCATGCGCGAAGCATCCGACCGCATCCTGCGCGACGCGCCCGCCGCGGCGCTACAGTACAGCGCGACCGAAGGCTATTTGCCGCTGCGTGAATGGATCGCGCAACGCTACTCGGTGAACGGCGCGCAGATTCGTCCCTCGCAGGTCCTGATCACGACCGGCTCGCAGCAGGCGCTCGACCTGCTCGGCAAAGTGCTGGTGTGCCCGGACAGCCCCGTACTGGTCGAAACGCCTACTTACCTCGGCGCGCTGCAATCGTTCTCGATGTACGAGCCGCGCTACGTGCAGGTGCCGACCGACGAGCAAGGCCTGATCCCCGAAGCGCTCACCCCCGAACTGACGGCCGGCGCGCGTCTGCTGTACGCTCAACCGAACTTCCAGAATCCGACGGGCCGCCGCCTGCCGGTCGAGCGCCGCCGCGCATTGGCCGCGTTCGCGAAGACCGCGCCGTTCCCGGTGATCGAAGACGATCCCTACGGCGCGCTCGACTACGCAGGCGAACCGCTGCCCACCATGCTGTCGATGGCGCCGGATCACATCGTCCATCTCGGCTCGTTCTCGAAAGTGCTGGCGCCGGGTCTGCGGGTCGGCTACATCATTGCGCCCGAAGAATTGATCTTCAAGCTCGTGCAAGCCAAGCAGGCCACCGATCTGCACACGCCGAGCTTCACGCAACGCATCGTGTACGAAGTGATCAAGGACGGCTTCCTCGACACGCACGTGCCGACCATTCGCGAGCTGTACCGCGACCAATGCGCGGCGATGCTCGCCTCGCTCGAACGTTACATGCCTGAAGGCGTAAGCTGGAACCGTCCGGAAGGCGGCATGTTCGTGTGGGTGAATCTGCCCGCGCAGATCGACAGCATGAAGCTGCTCGAGGAAGCCGTCGCGCAGAATGTCGCGTTCGTGCCGGGCGGTCCGTTCTTCGCGAGCGAAGCCCAACACAATACGTTGCGCCTCTCGTTCGTCACGGTGCCTCCAGCCAGGATCGACGAAGGCGTGTCGCGTCTCGCGGCGCTGATCCGCGCGAAGGTCTAA